ACTTTCTGTTTCTGGCCGCCTGAAAGTTCGTCCGGGTATGCAAACTCAAGTTTTTCTATCCCCACAAGACCCAGCATCTCGTTTACCCTGTCCGTTTTTTCCATGGAGCTCAGGCCTTTTAGCCCGAACTCGATGTTCTGGCGCACGTTCATATGCGGGAAGAGGGCATTTTCCTGGAACATGTACCCGATTTTTCGCTTCTGGGGGGGCAGGTTTATTTTTTTCCTGCTATCAAAGTACACGGTACCGTTAATCTTTATAGTCCCTGCATCCGGGTTTTCAAGCCCTGCAATGCAGCGGAGAGCCGTGGTTTTTCCTGATCCGGAACAGCCGAACAGGACCACAAAATCGGAATCGGCATCAAAGCTGCAGTGCATTGAAAAGCTGGGGTTTTCACCTTTCTTTTTCCTGTTTTTCCTTTTGTAGAATTTCTTTTCAATGTCAACTTCAACAGTCATCCCTACTCTCACCTTTTTTTCATCGTTCTCCCAGTTTGCTGGTGGCTGCAATCGTTATAAGGGATATGGCAACTAGGATAATCACAAGCATGTTCGCAAGTTCATTATTTCCTGACTGGTATGCTCCGTAGATGGAAAGAGGCATGGTGCTGGTCTTTCCCTGGATATTTCCTGCGACCATCAAGGTTGCTCCGAACTCTCCGACAGCCCTTGCGAAACTCAGGACGCAACCTGCAATGATACCTTTCTTTGCAAGGGGCAGGGTTATGAAGAGCGCAGTTTCGAATTCACTTCTCCCCAGAATACAGGCAGCTTCCTCAACACTCCTGTCTACTGCCCCGATGGCGGAGGTGGTGGTCTTAACCATCAGGGGCAAAGAGACAACAAAAGCCGCAATGGCTGCTGCCTGCCAGGTAAAGAGGATGCCATTCCCCGTAATTTTGGTGAAGATGCTTCCTAAAATTCCGTTTTTTCCCAACAGGATAACAAGGATATACCCTGTTACCGTTGGGGGAAGAATCATGGGCAGGGTAATCATCGTGTCAGCTATCCATTTCCCAGGAAACTCCCTTTTTGCCAGTATATAAGCAATTATAATCCCCAGAATCGTCACAAAAAGGGTTGCAATGATGGAAATTTTGAGGGTAAGTAGAAGTGGGGACGCGATTAGTTGAAAGGTTTCCATCAAATCCTTCCCATTTTTGTGTTTTTTCCGGGTCTTAGAGTTTAAATCGCTTTCGGATTTCTCGTTCGCATTTTCTGTTTTTTATTTCTTGATTCGGAGTTATTTGATTCAGATTTATTTGATTCAGATTTATTTGATTCAGATTTATTTGATTCAGATTTATTTGATTCAGATTTATTTGATTCAGATTTATTTGATTCAGATTTATTTGATTCAGATTTATTTGATTCAGATTTATTTGATTCAGATTTATTTGATTCAGATTTATTTGATTCAGATTTATTTGATTCAGATTTATTTGATTTAGAGTTATATGAGTCCGGAGCTATTATGCCGCTTTGAAGCCGTATTCTGTCAGGATCTCCTGTCCTCTGGTTCCGGTTACGAAATCAACGAATTCCTGCGCTCCTTCCTTATTTGTTGATTTGCTTAACACTGCTATGGGGTAGGAAATCGATTCGCTAACCGGGACCATGTACGTTATTTCATACATGTCTTTCCGGCCGCTTTCGGCATCTGTCATGTATACGAATCCTGCATCGACTTCTCCTGTCTCCACATAAGTGAGTACCTGTTTTACATTTTCTGCAAGGATGACTTTGCTTTCAAGTTCTTCCCAGACTCCGGTGTCTTCCATTGCCTGCTTTGTATACTTGCCAACAGGTGCACTTTCAGGGTTTCCGATTGCTATTTTTTCCACATATTCTGCAGTCAGGTCTTCTAAGGACTTCGGGGTTTCAGCTCCGTTTTTCTCAGGTACGACCATTACGAGGGTGTTTGCTGCAAAATTCTTTCTTGAGCTGTTTTCAATCAGGTTTTCCTCCGAGAGGAGGTCCATATGGGCCTGGGAAGCCGAAGCGAACACATCAATAGGGGCTCCCCCTTCAATCTGCATCCTCAGGGTACCCGAACCTGCGAAGTTCAGTTCCACCTTCGTGTCCGGATTGGCGGCTTCAAATTCGCTGGTAATGTCAATAAAAGCCTCGGTCAGGCTTGCTGCAGCCGAAACAGTGATGGTGGCCGGCTTTTCTTCTGTTCCCAGGGATACTCCGAAGAAGGCTACTATCCCAAGGCAGAGGGCAGCTGCAAGTATTGGAAGTATCAGCTTTTTTGCTTTACTTTCGTTCATGCTCCCTCTGCGCAATCATCTTTTGTTCCCTGGCCGGTATATGCAGCCGGTTCTATCTGTTCAGGTGCGGTGAAAGTATCAGTAGCTTCAAGGATGGTGTTGGTTATCCTGTCCAGAAGTTCCAGGGCTCCCCTGTATCCTACAGTAAGGATGCGCTGTGCGCCTACTCTGTCGTGGATTGGCAGACCGACCCTTACAAGAGGAATATCGTGTGCTTTGGCAATGTATCTCCCGTTTGAGTTCCCTATCAGGATTTCGGGGTTGCATTCGCTGACTGCGTCGTTGAGGCTGTCAAAGTCAATCCCGTCCAGAGCCACAGGTTCTAGTTCCGGCCTTATCTCTTCAAAGATTTGTTTTATTTTCTTTTCAAAGTCCCGGCTTTTGCTTCCGGTTGCTACCAGGACGGGGTTCATTCCGAGTTCCAGCATGAAAGTCGTCAGGCTAAATACAGTGTCCGGATCTCCGTAGACGGCTGCCTTTACCCCGTAAAGGTACTTGTGCACGTCCACCATAGCATCAAGGAGCCTTCCCCTCTCTTTCTGATATTTCTCAGGGATAGGGCAGCTAAGGATGCGAACCAGTTCCGTAAAGTAAAGGTCGGTGTTTGAGAGTCCTATGGGGATGGGGACATTGTGTCCGGAAACCCCGTGGGAAGCTTCAAGGTATCTCACAGCCAGGTTTGTGCTGACAACACCCAGGCCAAGGCTTGCTCTGCTGTTGGACATGTCGGCAATTTCGGAAAGTGCAGTGCCTCCCGCCGCTATTTTGGGGAGTTCTTCTCCCAGGGGTGCGTCAAAGGTTTCGGAAATGTCCGGAAGGAATATGTAATCTCCTGCAGTCTCTGCAAGGATTTCTTTGAGTTCCCTCACATCAGCCGGGGAGACGCTTTCGACCGGAATAAGGTTGAGTTTGCTTTTCAGGACTTCTGTCATGTCAGGATTTTTTGCTTCCCCGACGTTTTCCTCTGCCTTTTCTTTTTCCAGGGTTTCCGCATACTCTATAATTTCCAGGTCTTCCATATAATCCAGGAACTCGATGTCTTCCAGGATTTTTGTTTTTTCTGGATCTTCCGGCTTTTCTGTAAACTTCCTGACAATGGCATCCAGGGCTTTTATATAGCCACTTACATGGCTTTCTCCATAGCTGGGAGTGGAAACGGAAATGATTATGATGTCTTTTTCGAGATCGTCTCCG
The Methanosarcina sp. WWM596 DNA segment above includes these coding regions:
- the modB gene encoding molybdate ABC transporter permease subunit; its protein translation is METFQLIASPLLLTLKISIIATLFVTILGIIIAYILAKREFPGKWIADTMITLPMILPPTVTGYILVILLGKNGILGSIFTKITGNGILFTWQAAAIAAFVVSLPLMVKTTTSAIGAVDRSVEEAACILGRSEFETALFITLPLAKKGIIAGCVLSFARAVGEFGATLMVAGNIQGKTSTMPLSIYGAYQSGNNELANMLVIILVAISLITIAATSKLGER
- a CDS encoding pentapeptide repeat-containing protein; protein product: MTLNQINLNQINLNQINLNQINLNQINLNQINLNQINLNQINLNQINLNQINLNQINLNQINLNQINLNQITPNQEIKNRKCEREIRKRFKL
- the modA gene encoding molybdate ABC transporter substrate-binding protein codes for the protein MNESKAKKLILPILAAALCLGIVAFFGVSLGTEEKPATITVSAAASLTEAFIDITSEFEAANPDTKVELNFAGSGTLRMQIEGGAPIDVFASASQAHMDLLSEENLIENSSRKNFAANTLVMVVPEKNGAETPKSLEDLTAEYVEKIAIGNPESAPVGKYTKQAMEDTGVWEELESKVILAENVKQVLTYVETGEVDAGFVYMTDAESGRKDMYEITYMVPVSESISYPIAVLSKSTNKEGAQEFVDFVTGTRGQEILTEYGFKAA
- a CDS encoding nitrogenase component 1 translates to MTKRNYTTVNPCVMCQPMGSALAFKGIENTMVLYHGSQGCSTYMRLHLAHHFREPVDIASSSLSEKGAIYGGRENLKKGLRNVINRYKPKVIGVATTCLAETIGDDVPAIIREFKEEEGIGDDLEKDIIIISVSTPSYGESHVSGYIKALDAIVRKFTEKPEDPEKTKILEDIEFLDYMEDLEIIEYAETLEKEKAEENVGEAKNPDMTEVLKSKLNLIPVESVSPADVRELKEILAETAGDYIFLPDISETFDAPLGEELPKIAAGGTALSEIADMSNSRASLGLGVVSTNLAVRYLEASHGVSGHNVPIPIGLSNTDLYFTELVRILSCPIPEKYQKERGRLLDAMVDVHKYLYGVKAAVYGDPDTVFSLTTFMLELGMNPVLVATGSKSRDFEKKIKQIFEEIRPELEPVALDGIDFDSLNDAVSECNPEILIGNSNGRYIAKAHDIPLVRVGLPIHDRVGAQRILTVGYRGALELLDRITNTILEATDTFTAPEQIEPAAYTGQGTKDDCAEGA